Proteins from a genomic interval of Acinonyx jubatus isolate Ajub_Pintada_27869175 chromosome B4, VMU_Ajub_asm_v1.0, whole genome shotgun sequence:
- the HDAC7 gene encoding histone deacetylase 7 isoform X3, translating into MFESLDGTQVSPGAHCPSPPGTGRLRPPADTPGPQPQPMDLRVGQRPPVEPPPEPALLALQHPQHLHHHLLFAAGLPQRSAEPMRLPMDTPVPQLQVGQQEQELRQLLNKDKSKRSAVASSVVKQKLAEVILKKQQAALERTVHPNSPSIPYRTLEPLETEGAARSMLSSFLPPVPSLPSDPPEHFPLRKTVSEPNLKLRYKPKKSLERRKNPLLRKESAPPSLRRRPAETLGDSSPSSSSTPASGCSSPNDSEQGPNPVLGSEADADRRTHPTLGPRGPVLGSPHAPLFLPHSLESESGGPLSSRLQPILLLDPSVSHAPLLTVPGLGPLPFHFAQSLLTTERLSGSGLHRPLSRTRSEPLPPSATAPPPLGPLQPRLDRLKPHVQLIKRPAKPSEKPRLRQIPSAEDLETDGGGVGPLGDDGLEHRESSHGQHEARGPIPLQQHQQVFLWEQQRLAGRLPRGGTGDSVLLSLAQGSHRPLSRAQSSPAAPASLPTPEPASQARVLPSSETSARTLPFTTGLVYDSVMLKHQCSCGDNSRHPEHAGRIQSIWSRLQERGLRSQCECLRGRKASLEELQSVHSERHVLLYGTNPLSRLKLDNGKLAGLLAQRMFVMLPCGGVGVDTDTIWNELHSSNAARWAAGSVTDLAFKVASRELKNGFAVVRPPGHHADHSTAMGFCFFNSVAIACRQLQQQGKAGKILIMDWDVHHGNGTQQTFYQDPSVLYISLHRHDDGNFFPGSGAVDEVGAGSGEGFNVNVAWAGGLDPPMGDPEYLAAFRMVVMPIAREFSPDLVLVSAGFDAAEGHPAPLGGYHVSAKCFGYMTQQLMSLAGGAVVLALEGGHDLTAICDASEACVAALLGNKVDPLSEEGWKQKPNLNAIRSLEAVIQVHSKYWGCMQRLASCPDSWVPRVPGADTEEVEAVTALASLSVGILAEERPSQQLVEEEEPMNL; encoded by the exons ATGTTTGAGTCACTGG ATGGGACCCAGGTGAGCCCGGGTGCCCACTGCCCCAGTCCCCCTGGCACAG GCCGCCTCAGGCCCCCAGCGGACACGCCAggccctcagccccagcccaTGGACCTGCGGGTGGGCCAGCGGCCCCCGGTGGAGCCCCCGCCAGAGCCGGCGCTGCTGGCCCTGCAGCACCCCCAGCACCTGCACCACCACCTGCTGTTCGCAGCAGGCCTGCCTCAGCGCTCAGCGGAACCCATGAGG CTCCCAATGGACACGCCGGTGCCCCAGTTGCAGGTGGGGCAGCAGGAGCAAGAGCTGCGGCAGCTTCTCAATAAGGACAAGAGCAAGCGAA GTGCCGTAGCTAGCAGTGTGGTCAAGCAGAAGCTGGCAGAGGTGATTCTAAAGAAGCAGCAGGCAGCCCTAGAGAGAACAGTCCATCCCAATAGCCCCAGCATTCCCTACAG AACTCTCGAGCCCTTGGAGACGGAAGGAGCTGCTCGCTCTATGCTTAGCAGCTTTCTGCCTCCTGTTCCCAGCCTGCCCAGTGACCCCCCAGAACACTTCCCTCTCCGAAAGACAG TCTCTGAGCCCAACCTGAAGCTGCGCTACAAGCCCAAGAAGTCcctggagaggaggaagaatcCACTGCTCAGAAAGGAGAGCGCCCCGCCTAGTCTCCGGCGGCGGCCTGCAGAGACCCTCGGTG actCCTCCCCCAGTAGCAGCAGCACACCAGCATCAGGGTGCAGCTCCCCCAATGACAGCGAGCAAGGCCCCAACCCCGTCCTGGGCTCGGAG gCTGATGCTGACCGCAGGACCCATCCGACACTGGGCCCTCGGGGGCCGGTCCTGGGGAGCCCCCATgctcccctcttcctgccccacagCCTGGAGTCTGAGTCTGGGGGCCCCTTGTCCTCTCGACTACAGCCCATTCTCCTCCTCGATCCCTCAGTCTCTCACGCGCCCCTGCTGACTG TGCCCGGGCTTGGGCCCCTGCCCTTCCACTTTGCCCAGTCCTTACTGACCACCGAGCGGCTCTCTGGGTCAGGCCTCCACCGGCCACTAAGCCGGACCCGCTCAGAGCCCCTGCCCCCAAGCGCCACCGCCCCCCCACCGCTGGGCCCCCTGCAGCCCCGCCTGGACCGGCTCAAACCTCACGTCCAGCTGATCAAG aggccagCCAAGCCAAGTGAGAAGCCCCGACTGCGGCAGATCCCCTCAGCTGAGGACCTGGAGACAGATGGTGGGGGAGTGGGGCCGCTGGGGGATGACGGCCTGGAGCACAGGGAGTCAAGCCATGGGCAGCACGAAGCCAGAGGCCCTATTCCTCTCCAGCAGCACCAGCAG GTGTTCCTCTGGGAGCAGCAGCGACTGGCTGGGCGGCTCCCACGGGGAGGAACTGGGGACTCTGTGCTGCTTTCCCTGGCCCAGGGCAGTCACCGGCCCCTGTCCAGGGCTCAGTCATCCCCAGCTGCGCCTGCCTCACTGCCAACCCCAGAGCCTGCCAGCCAGGCCCGTGTCCTGCCCAGCTCAGAGACCTCTGCCAGGACCCTGCCGTTCACCACAG GGCTGGTGTATGACTCGGTGATGCTGAAACACCAGTGCTCCTGCGGGGACAACAGCAGGCACCCGGAGCACGCGGGCCGTATCCAGAGCATCTGGTCCCGGCTGCAGGAGCGGGGGCTCCGGAGCCAGTGTGAG TGTCTCCGGGGCCGGAAGGCCTCCCTGGAGGAGCTGCAGTCAGTGCACTCCGAGCGGCACGTGCTCCTCTATGGCACCAACCCGCTCAGCCGCCTCAAACTGGACAACGGGAAGCTGGCAG GGCTCCTGGCACAGCGGATGTTTGTGATGCTGCCCTGTGGTGGGGTAGGG GTGGATACCGATACCATCTGGAATGAGCTGCATTCTTCCAATGCGGCCCGCTGGGCAGCCGGCAGTGTCACTGACCTTGCCTTCAAAGTCGCTTCCCGTGAGCTAAAG AATGGTTTTGCTGTGGTTCGGCCCCCAGGACACCATGCGGACCATTCCACAGCCAT gggCTTCTGCTTCTTCAACTCCGTGGCCATTGCCTGCCGGCAGCTTCAACAACAGGGCAAGGCCGGCAAGATCCTCATCATGGACTGG GATGTTCACCATGGCAATGGCACCCAGCAAACCTTCTACCAGGACCCCAGTGTGCTCTACATCTCCCTGCATCGCCATGATGATGGCAACTTCTTCCCCGGCAGTGGGGCCGTGGATGAG GTGGGAGCTGGCAGCGGTGAGGGCTTCAATGTCAACGTGGCCTGGGCAGGAGGTCTAGACCCCCCTATGGGGGATCCTGAGTACCTGGCTGCCTTCAG GATGGTTGTGATGCCCATTGCCCGAGAGTTCTCTCCGGACCTGGTTCTGGTGTCAGCTGGGTTTGATGCTGCCGAGGGTCACCCAGCCCCGCTGGGTGGCTACCATGTTTCCGCTAAAT GTTTTGGGTACATGACCCAGCAGCTGATGAGCTTGGCGGGAGGTGCAGTGGTGCTGGCCTTGGAAGGTGGCCATGACCTCACAGCCATCTGTGACGCTTCTGAGGCCTGTGTGGCTGCTCTTCTGGGAAACAAG gtGGATCCTCTCTCAGAAGAAGGCTGGAAGCAGAAACCCAACCTCAACGCCATCCGCTCTTTGGAAGCCGTGATCCAGGTGCACA GTAAATACTGGGGCTGCATGCAGCGCCTGGCCTCCTGTCCAGACTCCTGGGTGCCCAGGGTGCCAGGGGCCGACACAGAAGAAGTGGAGGCAGTGACCGCACTGGCATCCCTCTCCGTGGGCATCCTGGCTGAAGAGCG GCCCTCACAACagctggtggaggaggaagaaccTATGAATCTCTAA
- the HDAC7 gene encoding histone deacetylase 7 isoform X4, producing MILPCVNRAVRSCTLCMQGCVRSDGTQVSPGAHCPSPPGTGRLRPPADTPGPQPQPMDLRVGQRPPVEPPPEPALLALQHPQHLHHHLLFAAGLPQRSAEPMRLPMDTPVPQLQVGQQEQELRQLLNKDKSKRSAVASSVVKQKLAEVILKKQQAALERTVHPNSPSIPYRTLEPLETEGAARSMLSSFLPPVPSLPSDPPEHFPLRKTVSEPNLKLRYKPKKSLERRKNPLLRKESAPPSLRRRPAETLGDSSPSSSSTPASGCSSPNDSEQGPNPVLGSEALLGQRLRLQETSLAPFALPTVSLLPAITLGLPAPARADADRRTHPTLGPRGPVLGSPHAPLFLPHSLESESGGPLSSRLQPILLLDPSVSHAPLLTVPGLGPLPFHFAQSLLTTERLSGSGLHRPLSRTRSEPLPPSATAPPPLGPLQPRLDRLKPHVQLIKRPAKPSEKPRLRQIPSAEDLETDGGGVGPLGDDGLEHRESSHGQHEARGPIPLQQHQQVFLWEQQRLAGRLPRGGTGDSVLLSLAQGSHRPLSRAQSSPAAPASLPTPEPASQARVLPSSETSARTLPFTTGLVYDSVMLKHQCSCGDNSRHPEHAGRIQSIWSRLQERGLRSQCECLRGRKASLEELQSVHSERHVLLYGTNPLSRLKLDNGKLAGLLAQRMFVMLPCGGVGVDTDTIWNELHSSNAARWAAGSVTDLAFKVASRELKNGFAVVRPPGHHADHSTAMGFCFFNSVAIACRQLQQQGKAGKILIMDWDVHHGNGTQQTFYQDPSVLYISLHRHDDGNFFPGSGAVDEVGAGSGEGFNVNVAWAGGLDPPMGDPEYLAAFRMVVMPIAREFSPDLVLVSAGFDAAEGHPAPLGGYHVSAKCFGYMTQQLMSLAGGAVVLALEGGHDLTAICDASEACVAALLGNKVDPLSEEGWKQKPNLNAIRSLEAVIQVHSKYWGCMQRLASCPDSWVPRVPGADTEEVEAVTALASLSVGILAEERPSQQLVEEEEPMNL from the exons ATGGGACCCAGGTGAGCCCGGGTGCCCACTGCCCCAGTCCCCCTGGCACAG GCCGCCTCAGGCCCCCAGCGGACACGCCAggccctcagccccagcccaTGGACCTGCGGGTGGGCCAGCGGCCCCCGGTGGAGCCCCCGCCAGAGCCGGCGCTGCTGGCCCTGCAGCACCCCCAGCACCTGCACCACCACCTGCTGTTCGCAGCAGGCCTGCCTCAGCGCTCAGCGGAACCCATGAGG CTCCCAATGGACACGCCGGTGCCCCAGTTGCAGGTGGGGCAGCAGGAGCAAGAGCTGCGGCAGCTTCTCAATAAGGACAAGAGCAAGCGAA GTGCCGTAGCTAGCAGTGTGGTCAAGCAGAAGCTGGCAGAGGTGATTCTAAAGAAGCAGCAGGCAGCCCTAGAGAGAACAGTCCATCCCAATAGCCCCAGCATTCCCTACAG AACTCTCGAGCCCTTGGAGACGGAAGGAGCTGCTCGCTCTATGCTTAGCAGCTTTCTGCCTCCTGTTCCCAGCCTGCCCAGTGACCCCCCAGAACACTTCCCTCTCCGAAAGACAG TCTCTGAGCCCAACCTGAAGCTGCGCTACAAGCCCAAGAAGTCcctggagaggaggaagaatcCACTGCTCAGAAAGGAGAGCGCCCCGCCTAGTCTCCGGCGGCGGCCTGCAGAGACCCTCGGTG actCCTCCCCCAGTAGCAGCAGCACACCAGCATCAGGGTGCAGCTCCCCCAATGACAGCGAGCAAGGCCCCAACCCCGTCCTGGGCTCGGAG GCGCTCTTGGGCCAGCGGCTGCGGCTGCAGGAGACCTCTCTGGCCCCGTTCGCCTTGCCGACAGTGTCCTTGCTGCCCGCAATCACGCTGGGGCTCCCCGCCCCTGCCAGG gCTGATGCTGACCGCAGGACCCATCCGACACTGGGCCCTCGGGGGCCGGTCCTGGGGAGCCCCCATgctcccctcttcctgccccacagCCTGGAGTCTGAGTCTGGGGGCCCCTTGTCCTCTCGACTACAGCCCATTCTCCTCCTCGATCCCTCAGTCTCTCACGCGCCCCTGCTGACTG TGCCCGGGCTTGGGCCCCTGCCCTTCCACTTTGCCCAGTCCTTACTGACCACCGAGCGGCTCTCTGGGTCAGGCCTCCACCGGCCACTAAGCCGGACCCGCTCAGAGCCCCTGCCCCCAAGCGCCACCGCCCCCCCACCGCTGGGCCCCCTGCAGCCCCGCCTGGACCGGCTCAAACCTCACGTCCAGCTGATCAAG aggccagCCAAGCCAAGTGAGAAGCCCCGACTGCGGCAGATCCCCTCAGCTGAGGACCTGGAGACAGATGGTGGGGGAGTGGGGCCGCTGGGGGATGACGGCCTGGAGCACAGGGAGTCAAGCCATGGGCAGCACGAAGCCAGAGGCCCTATTCCTCTCCAGCAGCACCAGCAG GTGTTCCTCTGGGAGCAGCAGCGACTGGCTGGGCGGCTCCCACGGGGAGGAACTGGGGACTCTGTGCTGCTTTCCCTGGCCCAGGGCAGTCACCGGCCCCTGTCCAGGGCTCAGTCATCCCCAGCTGCGCCTGCCTCACTGCCAACCCCAGAGCCTGCCAGCCAGGCCCGTGTCCTGCCCAGCTCAGAGACCTCTGCCAGGACCCTGCCGTTCACCACAG GGCTGGTGTATGACTCGGTGATGCTGAAACACCAGTGCTCCTGCGGGGACAACAGCAGGCACCCGGAGCACGCGGGCCGTATCCAGAGCATCTGGTCCCGGCTGCAGGAGCGGGGGCTCCGGAGCCAGTGTGAG TGTCTCCGGGGCCGGAAGGCCTCCCTGGAGGAGCTGCAGTCAGTGCACTCCGAGCGGCACGTGCTCCTCTATGGCACCAACCCGCTCAGCCGCCTCAAACTGGACAACGGGAAGCTGGCAG GGCTCCTGGCACAGCGGATGTTTGTGATGCTGCCCTGTGGTGGGGTAGGG GTGGATACCGATACCATCTGGAATGAGCTGCATTCTTCCAATGCGGCCCGCTGGGCAGCCGGCAGTGTCACTGACCTTGCCTTCAAAGTCGCTTCCCGTGAGCTAAAG AATGGTTTTGCTGTGGTTCGGCCCCCAGGACACCATGCGGACCATTCCACAGCCAT gggCTTCTGCTTCTTCAACTCCGTGGCCATTGCCTGCCGGCAGCTTCAACAACAGGGCAAGGCCGGCAAGATCCTCATCATGGACTGG GATGTTCACCATGGCAATGGCACCCAGCAAACCTTCTACCAGGACCCCAGTGTGCTCTACATCTCCCTGCATCGCCATGATGATGGCAACTTCTTCCCCGGCAGTGGGGCCGTGGATGAG GTGGGAGCTGGCAGCGGTGAGGGCTTCAATGTCAACGTGGCCTGGGCAGGAGGTCTAGACCCCCCTATGGGGGATCCTGAGTACCTGGCTGCCTTCAG GATGGTTGTGATGCCCATTGCCCGAGAGTTCTCTCCGGACCTGGTTCTGGTGTCAGCTGGGTTTGATGCTGCCGAGGGTCACCCAGCCCCGCTGGGTGGCTACCATGTTTCCGCTAAAT GTTTTGGGTACATGACCCAGCAGCTGATGAGCTTGGCGGGAGGTGCAGTGGTGCTGGCCTTGGAAGGTGGCCATGACCTCACAGCCATCTGTGACGCTTCTGAGGCCTGTGTGGCTGCTCTTCTGGGAAACAAG gtGGATCCTCTCTCAGAAGAAGGCTGGAAGCAGAAACCCAACCTCAACGCCATCCGCTCTTTGGAAGCCGTGATCCAGGTGCACA GTAAATACTGGGGCTGCATGCAGCGCCTGGCCTCCTGTCCAGACTCCTGGGTGCCCAGGGTGCCAGGGGCCGACACAGAAGAAGTGGAGGCAGTGACCGCACTGGCATCCCTCTCCGTGGGCATCCTGGCTGAAGAGCG GCCCTCACAACagctggtggaggaggaagaaccTATGAATCTCTAA
- the HDAC7 gene encoding histone deacetylase 7 isoform X7: MHSPGAGRLRPPADTPGPQPQPMDLRVGQRPPVEPPPEPALLALQHPQHLHHHLLFAAGLPQRSAEPMRLPMDTPVPQLQVGQQEQELRQLLNKDKSKRSAVASSVVKQKLAEVILKKQQAALERTVHPNSPSIPYRTLEPLETEGAARSMLSSFLPPVPSLPSDPPEHFPLRKTVSEPNLKLRYKPKKSLERRKNPLLRKESAPPSLRRRPAETLGDSSPSSSSTPASGCSSPNDSEQGPNPVLGSEALLGQRLRLQETSLAPFALPTVSLLPAITLGLPAPARADADRRTHPTLGPRGPVLGSPHAPLFLPHSLESESGGPLSSRLQPILLLDPSVSHAPLLTVPGLGPLPFHFAQSLLTTERLSGSGLHRPLSRTRSEPLPPSATAPPPLGPLQPRLDRLKPHVQLIKRPAKPSEKPRLRQIPSAEDLETDGGGVGPLGDDGLEHRESSHGQHEARGPIPLQQHQQVFLWEQQRLAGRLPRGGTGDSVLLSLAQGSHRPLSRAQSSPAAPASLPTPEPASQARVLPSSETSARTLPFTTGLVYDSVMLKHQCSCGDNSRHPEHAGRIQSIWSRLQERGLRSQCECLRGRKASLEELQSVHSERHVLLYGTNPLSRLKLDNGKLAGLLAQRMFVMLPCGGVGVDTDTIWNELHSSNAARWAAGSVTDLAFKVASRELKNGFAVVRPPGHHADHSTAMGFCFFNSVAIACRQLQQQGKAGKILIMDWDVHHGNGTQQTFYQDPSVLYISLHRHDDGNFFPGSGAVDEVGAGSGEGFNVNVAWAGGLDPPMGDPEYLAAFRMVVMPIAREFSPDLVLVSAGFDAAEGHPAPLGGYHVSAKCFGYMTQQLMSLAGGAVVLALEGGHDLTAICDASEACVAALLGNKVDPLSEEGWKQKPNLNAIRSLEAVIQVHSKYWGCMQRLASCPDSWVPRVPGADTEEVEAVTALASLSVGILAEERPSQQLVEEEEPMNL, encoded by the exons GCCGCCTCAGGCCCCCAGCGGACACGCCAggccctcagccccagcccaTGGACCTGCGGGTGGGCCAGCGGCCCCCGGTGGAGCCCCCGCCAGAGCCGGCGCTGCTGGCCCTGCAGCACCCCCAGCACCTGCACCACCACCTGCTGTTCGCAGCAGGCCTGCCTCAGCGCTCAGCGGAACCCATGAGG CTCCCAATGGACACGCCGGTGCCCCAGTTGCAGGTGGGGCAGCAGGAGCAAGAGCTGCGGCAGCTTCTCAATAAGGACAAGAGCAAGCGAA GTGCCGTAGCTAGCAGTGTGGTCAAGCAGAAGCTGGCAGAGGTGATTCTAAAGAAGCAGCAGGCAGCCCTAGAGAGAACAGTCCATCCCAATAGCCCCAGCATTCCCTACAG AACTCTCGAGCCCTTGGAGACGGAAGGAGCTGCTCGCTCTATGCTTAGCAGCTTTCTGCCTCCTGTTCCCAGCCTGCCCAGTGACCCCCCAGAACACTTCCCTCTCCGAAAGACAG TCTCTGAGCCCAACCTGAAGCTGCGCTACAAGCCCAAGAAGTCcctggagaggaggaagaatcCACTGCTCAGAAAGGAGAGCGCCCCGCCTAGTCTCCGGCGGCGGCCTGCAGAGACCCTCGGTG actCCTCCCCCAGTAGCAGCAGCACACCAGCATCAGGGTGCAGCTCCCCCAATGACAGCGAGCAAGGCCCCAACCCCGTCCTGGGCTCGGAG GCGCTCTTGGGCCAGCGGCTGCGGCTGCAGGAGACCTCTCTGGCCCCGTTCGCCTTGCCGACAGTGTCCTTGCTGCCCGCAATCACGCTGGGGCTCCCCGCCCCTGCCAGG gCTGATGCTGACCGCAGGACCCATCCGACACTGGGCCCTCGGGGGCCGGTCCTGGGGAGCCCCCATgctcccctcttcctgccccacagCCTGGAGTCTGAGTCTGGGGGCCCCTTGTCCTCTCGACTACAGCCCATTCTCCTCCTCGATCCCTCAGTCTCTCACGCGCCCCTGCTGACTG TGCCCGGGCTTGGGCCCCTGCCCTTCCACTTTGCCCAGTCCTTACTGACCACCGAGCGGCTCTCTGGGTCAGGCCTCCACCGGCCACTAAGCCGGACCCGCTCAGAGCCCCTGCCCCCAAGCGCCACCGCCCCCCCACCGCTGGGCCCCCTGCAGCCCCGCCTGGACCGGCTCAAACCTCACGTCCAGCTGATCAAG aggccagCCAAGCCAAGTGAGAAGCCCCGACTGCGGCAGATCCCCTCAGCTGAGGACCTGGAGACAGATGGTGGGGGAGTGGGGCCGCTGGGGGATGACGGCCTGGAGCACAGGGAGTCAAGCCATGGGCAGCACGAAGCCAGAGGCCCTATTCCTCTCCAGCAGCACCAGCAG GTGTTCCTCTGGGAGCAGCAGCGACTGGCTGGGCGGCTCCCACGGGGAGGAACTGGGGACTCTGTGCTGCTTTCCCTGGCCCAGGGCAGTCACCGGCCCCTGTCCAGGGCTCAGTCATCCCCAGCTGCGCCTGCCTCACTGCCAACCCCAGAGCCTGCCAGCCAGGCCCGTGTCCTGCCCAGCTCAGAGACCTCTGCCAGGACCCTGCCGTTCACCACAG GGCTGGTGTATGACTCGGTGATGCTGAAACACCAGTGCTCCTGCGGGGACAACAGCAGGCACCCGGAGCACGCGGGCCGTATCCAGAGCATCTGGTCCCGGCTGCAGGAGCGGGGGCTCCGGAGCCAGTGTGAG TGTCTCCGGGGCCGGAAGGCCTCCCTGGAGGAGCTGCAGTCAGTGCACTCCGAGCGGCACGTGCTCCTCTATGGCACCAACCCGCTCAGCCGCCTCAAACTGGACAACGGGAAGCTGGCAG GGCTCCTGGCACAGCGGATGTTTGTGATGCTGCCCTGTGGTGGGGTAGGG GTGGATACCGATACCATCTGGAATGAGCTGCATTCTTCCAATGCGGCCCGCTGGGCAGCCGGCAGTGTCACTGACCTTGCCTTCAAAGTCGCTTCCCGTGAGCTAAAG AATGGTTTTGCTGTGGTTCGGCCCCCAGGACACCATGCGGACCATTCCACAGCCAT gggCTTCTGCTTCTTCAACTCCGTGGCCATTGCCTGCCGGCAGCTTCAACAACAGGGCAAGGCCGGCAAGATCCTCATCATGGACTGG GATGTTCACCATGGCAATGGCACCCAGCAAACCTTCTACCAGGACCCCAGTGTGCTCTACATCTCCCTGCATCGCCATGATGATGGCAACTTCTTCCCCGGCAGTGGGGCCGTGGATGAG GTGGGAGCTGGCAGCGGTGAGGGCTTCAATGTCAACGTGGCCTGGGCAGGAGGTCTAGACCCCCCTATGGGGGATCCTGAGTACCTGGCTGCCTTCAG GATGGTTGTGATGCCCATTGCCCGAGAGTTCTCTCCGGACCTGGTTCTGGTGTCAGCTGGGTTTGATGCTGCCGAGGGTCACCCAGCCCCGCTGGGTGGCTACCATGTTTCCGCTAAAT GTTTTGGGTACATGACCCAGCAGCTGATGAGCTTGGCGGGAGGTGCAGTGGTGCTGGCCTTGGAAGGTGGCCATGACCTCACAGCCATCTGTGACGCTTCTGAGGCCTGTGTGGCTGCTCTTCTGGGAAACAAG gtGGATCCTCTCTCAGAAGAAGGCTGGAAGCAGAAACCCAACCTCAACGCCATCCGCTCTTTGGAAGCCGTGATCCAGGTGCACA GTAAATACTGGGGCTGCATGCAGCGCCTGGCCTCCTGTCCAGACTCCTGGGTGCCCAGGGTGCCAGGGGCCGACACAGAAGAAGTGGAGGCAGTGACCGCACTGGCATCCCTCTCCGTGGGCATCCTGGCTGAAGAGCG GCCCTCACAACagctggtggaggaggaagaaccTATGAATCTCTAA